One genomic region from Phragmites australis chromosome 1, lpPhrAust1.1, whole genome shotgun sequence encodes:
- the LOC133927941 gene encoding uncharacterized protein LOC133927941 isoform X2, with protein MATPSYASVKCLNTSSSSRKRFMFKRFSQRVEEIDIDVYRSLHAVKAEPSGGSSFFLDTLVEWRELNTAEDFISLYEEMMPLVQTLPQIVLHREKLFSALQQRVNMSARLSLEPILMLIAALSRDILEDFLPFLGRYANAILALLKDGGDRDPEILEQVFTSWSYIMMYMQKYLVKDVVQILRITATLRYFSKDYVREFMAESVSFLLRNAPNNQLTHGLMKVLLEAVKKSSPIRIDGVTALLWNVMKGTSTKLHSRAEKVLKFLLSKSTFTTIHDKFPDGSSTIHEVMTGLIQRLCDEVDLNELPLIYTCLFEEINSCIKDGCLEHLKCLIDFLTFSLQNNQSDVFDKVKMLKLAELLVSTYVLPGSNIAEASSSKVLESILDFLLCVLDVPVISGNLSIVSPFYAPVFKLTNSSMIIFMRKLLAKASHIIHHFENQILSAMDNFLGSSPEEVLFILLNFFKGSKKQIILHSTDGNHPDPGEKVSKFVESKFSFWIELLDDIVNGSSSQVSEKEAAILWGYICLYPNMNGVHRDSLSLLKKLICNLDRILEVGEENMSGLPKTTWRSLLGAALSSYHELLLVNTSRNSELNLFISLAKRHSTCPQVLSAVAEYLDSVQGVASLEVTEEFDPQNLLDLFSIFAVNLSSPNKDVRILTLRILSYFVKMDKRLGTNEERPHKRQRTEDSGEETVTKYTNVVDTLLAVESTPISVSTCRKIAIFISRIQMNLSSKMVLDDYIPPLLHGIIGILYNRFSDLWPPTLDCLAVLIRKHKELVWSQFVQFIAIHQSKGLTLKNQEKLEAATQPQSIFDCFSLYLAMDFDCTPVETIATLLLQSLQRIPDVAESRSRNLIPLFLNFMGYDDGDVISADSYVSDKCKGKQWKMILKEWLNMLTLMHNARSLYQSKILQEVLTKRVLDDSDPDIQAKALDCLLNWKDEFLTPYSQNLKNLVDVKTLREELTTWAVSHDSLSIQKDHRSRVVPLVIRVLTPKARKLKLLGSRKHTGVSHRKAILRFLLQFDSNELQLFFSLLLKSLIPGNLQLKMFGSQSDNLLRNISDIVGASAEICIENFTWKKANGFLHLVEEIFGTFDMAHISPFLNGLLIIVARLLESCMHNLRIENYEKYHCKQSSDLDNDCSMNLEVDNSTNVKECPKEMPVVDHTEASASIKQLKDLRSLCIRIVSSALSHYESHDFGENFWNTFFASVKPLIDCFTQEASSSEKPSSLFSCFMAMSRSPTLAPLLGVNNLVPAIFSILTVKTASGSITSYALEFIENLLRLDIDLEQQDDHSMKKILVPHMDVLLHSLHDFVNHRKELHRRSGTWLGQRELRLFKLLLNYITDASAAERVIDLILPFFSKKDLNSDECLEALRVVRGIIPNLRCGVSHKILSALNPLLATVGLELRLCICDIYDGLSLHESSMSSLARLMQDLNAVSTSELGEVDYDTRLDAYDKVKPHLFLGMKEEYVGAVLSHCVYDMSSEELIFRQSASRALQSFLDFSASVMNNESKYSIETADIKPGENDTRDICTKGCIQQILEKTYLHNMGVAMTKDISIQKEWIILLREMVYNFNHVASLTSFRPLCREDLEEDFFHNITHLQAGKRSKALSLFRQGIKEHNFSEDITMKVFIPLFFNMFSDVKAGKGEQVRDVCLDTLSSVAAKVQWEHYRTILMRCFRELSLKPDKQKIILRLICAVLDAFHFMKPANDISRNSDAMNEDSDSSLTFSSTTVSADKQHYLQKVVFPQVQKLLGADPEKVNVNINLVALKILKLLPVHYFESQLSSIIHRICNFLKNRLESIRDEARAALAASLKELGIGYLQFVVKILRAILKRGFELHVLGYTLHYLLSKTITADMNGRLDYCLEDLLAVVYSDLLGDVAEQKEVEKLASKMKETKKRMSFETLKLIAQSITFQTHNLKLISPSYLQKRLTPKLKTKLELMLHNIALGIECNPSTETSNLFIFVYRLIEDTITGSESECKANMESGPGQVNTLKRNFPGLGESGAQNSHILTKFALALLRCRLKSIKLEKGDEQLLSMLDPFVNLLRKCLNSKYESVLSVAFRCLALLVKLPLPSLRDNANPIKNVLMDIAQRAGNANSHLVTSCLKLLADLLRWFRISLSGDQLQMIVHFPMFVDLRTNPSPVALSLLKAIVRRKLVSHEIYDIVVKIGELMVTTLTESIRQQCIQILLQFFLNYPLSEKRLQQHIDFFLANLSYEHPSGREAVLEMLHDILTRFPQRIIDDQGQTFFLHLVVALANEQHQNVSPMILRAIQKLLGRIGDQGKSSIFEYSLSWYTGEKQSLWSASAQVIGLLLCDRTLQTGKHLKSIVAVAKKIMESSVIASGVIQLDVTDETVLPLWKEAYHSVAMMERLLLRFPELYFEQNMEEIWIIVCKLLIHPHSMLRNLSSSLVASYFSTVERRKREEKLDVKLCLLVQPSRLFIIAVSFLKQLRTELSDATANNLIVQNLAYSVCNLHMLIRRSTSSHQFWSSFSSSDRGVFLEGFELLGSSKAKNTFLLCTSTSTDLAGSSLDRSEEPTSLLVSSVLKRMGKIAMQMQDTQMKIVFNCFSMISSALGSEESLTYAIHLLAPLYKVSEGFAGKVISDEVKQLAEGVRDKLRDRIGVEKFVEAYNSVRKGLKQKRESRKQAQKIIAAVDPARHAKRKLRAAAKHQEHKRRKIMAMKMGRWMR; from the exons atggcgacccCGTCGTACGCGTCGGTGAAGTGCCTCAACACGTCCTCCTCCAGCCGCAAGCGCTTCATG tTCAAGAGATTCTCTCAGCGGGTTGAGGAGatcgatatcgatgtgtaccgcAGCCTCCACGCGGTGAAGGCGGAGCCCTCCGGTGGCtcatccttcttcctcgacacCCTCGTGGAGTGGAGG GAGCTCAATACTGCAGAGGACTTCATCTCACTTTATGAGGAGATGATGCCACTGGTACAGACGCTACCTCAAATTGTATTGCACCGTGAAAAACTCTTTTCTGCGCTTCAACAAAGAGTAAACATGAGTGCGAGGTTGTCCCTGGAGCCAATACTCAT GTTGATTGCTGCTCTCTCCAGGGACATTCTTGAAGATTTTTTGCC TTTTTTAGGAAGATATGCTAATGCCATTTTAGCTCTCCTTAAGGATGGAGGTGATCGTGACCCTGAAATTCTGGAGCAG GTTTTCACATCTTGGTCATATATAATGATGTACATGCAAAAGTATCTAGTGAAAGATGTTGTCCAAATTCTCAG GATCACAGCTACACTGAGATATTTCTCAAAGGATTATGTCAGAGAATTTATGGCTGAATCTGTTTCATTTTTGCTGAGGAATGCTCCTAATAATcagctaacacatg GTTTAATGAAAGTTCTACTTGAGGCTGTTAAAAAATCATCACCTATACGGATAGACGGGGTGACTGCTTTGCTCTGGAATGTCATGAAAGGAACTTCCACAAAGCTTCACTCAAGAGCTGAGAAAGTCTTGAAGTTCTTGTTGAGCAAGTCAACGTTTACCACTATCCATGATAAATTCCCTGATG GGTCTTCTACTATTCATGAGGTCATGACTGGGTTGATCCAGAGATTATGCGATGAAGTGGATCTAAATGAGCTGCCATTGATATATACTTGTTTATTTGAAGAAATCAACAGCTGTATTAAGGATGGCTGCCTGGAGCATCTGAAGTGCTTGATTGATTTTCTTACATTTTCTTTACAGAACAACCAGAGTGACGTGTTCG ATAAAGTTAAGATGCTTAAACTTGCCGAATTGCTGGTCAGTACATACGTGTTGCCTGGTAGCAACATAGCAGAAGCTTCTTCATCCAAGGTTCTTGAAAGTATTTTGGACTTTCTCCTTTGTGTTCTGGATGTTCCAGTCATTTCTGGCAATTTATCCATCGTATCACCCTTCTATGCTCCAGTGTTTAAGCTAACAAATTCGAG TATGATTATCTTTATGAGGAAACTGTTGGCAAAAGCTTCACACATCATACATCATTTCGAAAATCAGATATTGAG TGCAATGGACAATTTTCTTGGGAGTTCACCAGAGGAAGTTCTCTTTATCCTTCTGAATTTCTTTAAAGGGTCAAAGAAGCAAATAATTCTTCATAGCACTGATGGAAATCATCCAGATCCAGGGGAGAAAGTGAGCAAGTTCGTCGAATCAAAATTCTCTTTCTGGATAGAGTTATTAGATGATATAGTCAATGGTTCTAGTAGTCAGGTCAGCGAAAAGGAAGCTGCTATACTATGGGGATATATTTGCTTGTATCCTAACATGAATGGTGTACATCGAGATAGCTTGTCACTGCTGAAGAAGTTAATCTGCAACCTTGATCGTATACTTGAAGTGGGCGAAG AGAACATGAGCGGTCTTCCAAAGACTACCTGGAGAAGTTTACTTGGTGCAGCATTATCATCATATCATGAACTATTGCTGGTTAACACTAGTAGAAATTCAGAATTAAATCTTTTCATATCGCTCGCCAAGAGGCACAGTACATGCCCTCAAGTACTGTCTGCTGTAGCCGAATATTTGGATTCCGTGCAAGG AGTAGCATCCCTGGAAGTGACAGAAGAATTTGATCCACAAAATCTTTTGGATCTGTTCTCTATCTTTGCTGTTAACTTGAGCAGTCCAAACAAGGATGTTCGGATTTTAACATTGAGGATTCTATCCTATTTTGTGAAGATGGATAAACGTCTAGGGACAAATGAGGAGCGACCACACAAGAGACAAAGAACCGAAGATTCCGGAGAGGAAACTGTTACTAAATACACTAAT GTTGTGGATACCCTTCTTGCTGTTGAGTCAACTCCAATTTCAGTATCTACTTGCCGAAAAATTGCTATCTTCATTTCTCGAATACAAATGAATCTATCTTCCAAGATGGTTCTTGACGATTACATACCTCCTCTCTTACATGGGATTATTGGCATATTATACAATAGATTTAGTGATCTGTGGCCACCAACACTGGATTGTCTTGCTGTACTCATTAGGAAACACAAGGAGCTTGTCTGGAGTCAGTTTGTTCAGTTTATTGCAATTCACCAATCAAAAGGTCTGACTCTGAAAAATCAGGAGAAGCTGGAAGCTGCAACCCAACCACAGT CTATTTTTGACTGCTTCAGCTTGTATCTTGCTATGGACTTTGATTGCACACCTGTTGAGACCATTGCTACCTTGTTGCTTCAATCCCTCCAGAGGATACCTGATGTTGCTGAGTCCCGCTCTCGAAATCTTATACCTTTATTTCTAAATTTTATGGGCTATGATGATGGCGATGTCATTAG TGCTGATTCATATGTGTCTGATAAATGTAAAGGCAAACAGTGGAAAATGATCTTGAAAGAATGGTTGAACATGTTGACATTAATGCACAATGCTCGATCCTTATATCAGAGCAAGATTCTCCAGGAAGTACTAACTAAAAG GGTTCTTGATGACAGTGATCCTGACATACAAGCAAAAGCATTGGATTGCCTTCTGAACTGGAAGGATGAATTCCTGACCCCTTACAGTCAAAACCTTAAAAATCTTGTCGATGTAAAAACTCTTCGTGAAGAGCTCACCACATGGGCAGTTTCACATGACTCCTTGTCAATTCAGAAAGATCACAGAAGTCGTGTTGTTCCTCTGGTTATCCGTGTGTTGACACCTAAAGCAAGGAAGTTAAAGCTACTTGGTTCTCGAAAG CACACAGGTGTTAGTCATCGAAAGGCAATTCTTCGTTTCCTTTTGCAGTTTGATTCAAATGAACTTCAGCTCTTTTTCTCGTTACTTCTGAAGTCCTTGATCCCTGGAAACCTCCAACTTAAAATGTTTGGTTCTCAGTCTGACAACTTACTTAGAAATATTTCTGACATTGTTGGAGCTTCAGCTGAAATTTGTATAGAGAACTTTACATGGAAAAAGGCTAATGGTTTTCTTCATTTGGTTGAAGAAATATTTGGTACTTTTGATATGGCACATATAAGTCCATTCCTTAATGGTCTATTAATCATTGTTGCTCGCTTGCTGGAGAGTTGCATGCATAATCTGAGAATCGAGAACTATGAGAAATATCATTGCAAGCAATCAAGTGATCTTGATAATGATTGTTCCATGAACCTGGAAGTGGACAATTCTACAAACGTGAAAGAATGCCCAAAAGAGATGCCTGTAGTAGACCATACGGAG GCAAGTGCGTCGATCAAGCAGTTGAAGGATCTAAGGTCTTTATGTATTAGAATTGTTTCCTCGGCTCTTAGTCACTATGAAAGTCATGACTTTGGAGAAAACTTCTGGAATACTTTTTTCGCTTCTGTGAAACCGCTGATTGACTGCTTCACACAAGAGGCTTCTAgtagtgagaaaccaagttcaTTATTTTCATGCTTCATGGCAATGAGTCGGAGTCCAACACTAGCACCACTACTGGGGGTAAATAACCTTGTGCCCgccattttttctattttaactGTGAAGACAGCATCAGGATCCATTACCTCCTATGCACTTGAGTTTATTGAGAATCTGTTGAGGTTGGATATTGATCTGGAGCAACAAGATGATCATTCAATGAAGAAAATTCTCGTTCCACATATGGATGTTCTTCTCCATAGTCTCCATGATTTTGTTAATCATCGGAAAGAGCTTCACAG GAGATCTGGGACATGGCTTGGGCAACGTGAACTTAGATTGTTTAAGTTATTGCTAAATTACATCACAGATGCCTCAGCTGCAGAGCGTGTCATAGACCTCATCCTTCCATTTTTCAGTAAGAAGGATTTGAACTCTG ATGAGTGTTTGGAAGCACTACGAGTGGTGAGGGGAATAATTCCAAATCTAAGATGCGGGGTATCTCATAAAATTCTTAGCGCACTCAACCCATTACTTGCGACTGTTGGATTGGAACTGCGGCTATGCATCTGTGATATTTACGATGGGTTATCATTACATGAGTCTTCAATGTCCTCTCTG GCTAGGTTAATGCAAGATCTGAATGCAGTTTCAACCTCAGAACTTGGCGAAGTAGATTATGACACAAGACTTGATGCATATGATAAGGTTAAGCCGCATCTGTTTCTTGGTATGAAAGAAGAGTATGTGGGTGCCGTATTATCTCATTGCGTGTATGATATGTCATCTGAAGAGTTGATTTTTCGGCAAAGTGCATCCAGAGCTCTGCAATCATTCCTGGATTTTTCTGCATCAGTTATGAACAATGAGTCCAAATACTCTATTGAAACAGCTGATATTAAACCTGGAGAGAATGATACCAGAGACATTTGCACAAAGGGCTGTATTCAACAGATATTAGAGAAAACTTACCTGCACAATATGGGAGTAGCAATGACTAAAGATATATCAATTCAAAAG GAGTGGATTATTTTACTTCGGGAGATGGTCTACAATTTTAACCATGTAGCATCCTTGACCTCATTCAGGCCTCTCTGTAGGGAGGATCTGGAAGAAGATTTTTTCCACAATATAACTCATTTACAG GCAGGTAAAAGATCAAAAGCATTGTCACTGTTCAGACAGGGAATCAAGGAACACAACTTTTCAGAG GACATCACTATGAAAGTCTTTATTCCACTATTTTTCAATATGTTTTCCGATGTGAAAGCTGGGAAGGGTGAACAAGTGAGAGATGTATGTTTGGATACACTTTCTTCTGTTGCTGCAAAAGTGCAGTGGGAGCATTATAGAACAATATTGATGAGATGCTTCCGAGAGTTGAGCCTTAAGCCTGATAAGCAGAAGATCATACTGAGGCTTATTTGTGCTGTGTTAGATGCGTTCCATTTCATGAAGCCAGCAAACGATATCTCGAGAAATTCTGATGCTATGAATGAGGATTCTGATTCTTCCCTTACGTTCTCTTCAACTACAGTATCTGCTGATAAGCAACACTACCTGCAAAAGGTAGTGTTTCCACAGGTTCAAAAGTTGTTAGGAGCAGATCCAGAGAAAGTGAACGTCAACATAAACCTTGTAGCACTTAAAATACTTAAGTTACTACCAGTGCATTATTTTGAGTCACAACTTTCGAGCATCATTCATCGAATCTGTAACTTCCTCAAGAATCGTCTTGAAAGCATACGTGATGAAGCTAGGGCAGCTTTAGCTGCTTCTCTGAAGGAACTTGGGATTGGGTATTTGCAGTTTGTGGTCAAGATATTGAGAGCTATACTGAAAAGGGGTTTTGAGTTACATGTTCTGGGCTACACACTTCATTATTTATTATCAAAAACCATAACTGCTGATATGAATGGTAGGCTTGACTACTGTTTGGAAGATTTGTTGGCTGTGGTTTACAGTGATTTGCTTGGAGATGTTGCGGAACAAAAGGAAGTTGAAAAGCTTGCCTCCAAAATGAAAGAGACAAAGAAGAGAATGTCATTTGAGACTCTTAAGCTGATTGCTCAGAGTATTACATTCCAGACACATAATCTGAAGCTAATCTCACCTTCATATCTTCAGAAGCGACTTACTCCAAAATTGAAAACGAAACTTGAGTTGATGCTACATAATATAGCCTTGGGAATCGAATGCAATCCATCTACTGAAACATCAAACTTATTTATCTTTGTGTATCGGCTTATCGAGGATACTATTACAGGAAGTGAATCTGAATGCAAAGCGAATATGGAATCTGGTCCTGGTCAAGTAAATACTCTAAAAAGGAACTTCCCTGGACTAGGTGAGAGTGGAGCGCAAAATTCTCATATACTTACCAAGTTTGCACTTGCCTTATTGCGTTGTCGTCTGAAGAGCATCAAGCTAGAAAAGGGCGATGAGCAACTTTTGTCGATGTTGGATCCCTTTGTTAACCTTTTGAGAAAATGTCTGAATTCCAAATATGAAAGTGTTCTCTCAGTTGCTTTTAGATGTCTTGCCTTGTTGGTGAAACTTCCTTTGCCATCTCTCAGGGACAATGCAAATCCTATAAAAAATGTACTTATGGACATTGCACAGAGAGCTGGAAATGCCAACAGTCATTTGGTCACGTCTTGTTTGAAGCTACTTGCTGATCTACTTAGATGGTTCAGGATTTCACTTTCAGGTGATCAGCTCCAGATGATTGTTCATTTCCCTATGTTTGTTGATCTTCGGACAAATCCTTCCCCTGTCGCATTATCGCTTCTGAAGGCAATAGTCAGAAGAAAGTTGGTTTCCCATGAAATTTATGATATTGTAGTTAAGATAGGAGAGTTGATGGTAACAACGCTAACTGAATCTATACGCCAGCAATGCATTCAAATTCTGCTCcaattttttctaaattatccACTTTCTGAGAAGCGCTTACAGCAACATATTGACTTTTTCCTGGCAAATCTAAG TTATGAGCATCCATCAGGAAGAGAAGCGGTGCTTGAAATGCTCCATGATATTCTTACCAGATTTCCCCAGAGGATTATTGATGACCAGGGTCAaacattttttcttcatcttgtggtTGCTTTAGCGAATGAACAACACCAGAATGTATCTCCAATGATCCTTAGAGCGATCCAAAAGCTGTTAGGACGCATTGGTGATCAAGGAAAGAGTTCCATTTTTGAGTATTCGCTTTCATGGTACACTGGTGAAAAACAAAGTTTGTGGAGCGCTTCAGCTCAG GTCATTGGTTTACTTCTTTGTGATCGTACATTACAAACTGGCAAACACCTTAAAAGTATTGTGGCTGTTGCTAAGAAAATAATGGAATCTTCTGTCATTGCTTCTGGAGTAATACAATTAGATGTAACTGATGAAACTGTCCTGCCATTGTGGAAAGAGGCTTACCACTCCGTTGCCATGATGGAGAGGTTACTTCTGCGCTTTCCAGAGTTGTATTTTGAGCAAAACATGGAG GAAATATGGATAATAGTATGCAAGTTGCTGATCCATCCTCATTCAATGCTGCGCAATTTGTCCAGCTCTCTGGTAGCATCATATTTCTCTACAGTAGAGAGGAGGAAACGTGAGGAGAAATTGGATGTCAAATTATGTTTGCTAGTTCAACCCAGCAGACTATTCATAATAGCTGTTTCTTTCTTGAAACAATTGAGGACGGAGCTGAGTGATGCTACAGCAAATAATCTGATCGTACAGAATCTTGCATACTCGGTCTGCAACTTGCATATGTTGATTAGGCGATCAACCTCATCGCATCAGTTTTGGTCTAGCTTTAGTTCTTCTGATCGTGGTGTCTTCCTTGAGGGTTTTGAATTGCTCGGTTCAAGTAAAGCAAAGAACACGTTTCTCCTTTGCACTTCAACATCTACTGATCTAGCTGGATCTAGCCTTGACAGAAGCGAAGAGCCTACATCTTTGTTAGTTTCTTCTGTCCTAAAGAGGATGGGAAAAATTGCAATGCAGATGCAGGATACACAG ATGAAGATCGTGTTCAATTGCTTCAGTATGATTTCATCCGCTCTCGGCTCTGAAGAATCTCTAACCTATGCTATTCACCTCTTGGCCCCGCTGTATAAAGTTTCTGAAGGATTTGCTGGGAAAGTCATTAGTG ATGAAGTCAAGCAACTGGCCGAGGGTGTCCGGGACAAACTACGTGATCGAATTGGTGTCGAGAAATTTGTCGAAGCTTACAACAGCGTCCGAAAGGGCCTCAAGCAGAAGCGGGAGAGCAGAAAGCAGGCACAGAAGATTATCGCAGCCGTCGACCCTGCACGGCACGCAAAGCGGAAGCTGCGTGCCGCGGCCAAGCACCAGGAGCACAAGAGGCGGAAGATAATGGCAATGAAGATGGGGAGGTGGATGAGGTAG